One genomic region from Oceanispirochaeta sp. M1 encodes:
- a CDS encoding sulfite exporter TauE/SafE family protein: MSILYFIISFFSSIVGAISGIGGGVIIKPVLDSISTFGVASISFLSGCTVLSMSTVTLIKNRKSEIQVNKKTASLLAVGGIVGGMAGKHIFDIIKGSFENEMVLGVTQSGILLLLTVMVLFYTLYKEIITPRHKDNILFIVFIGFLLGGLASFLGIGGGPINLAVLGFFFSMDSKTAALNSIFVIFFSQVTSLLFTAISGNIPPFEPIILTLMILGGIIGGLAGSKLSIKMTHRAVDKLFMGVMIVIIGICIFNIVKWF, encoded by the coding sequence ATGTCCATTCTCTATTTCATAATAAGTTTCTTTTCATCCATAGTCGGTGCCATCAGCGGAATCGGCGGCGGCGTCATCATCAAACCTGTCCTGGACAGCATCTCTACTTTCGGTGTGGCAAGCATCAGCTTCCTATCAGGATGTACCGTACTCTCTATGTCTACAGTAACATTGATTAAAAATAGAAAATCCGAAATTCAGGTTAATAAAAAGACGGCCAGCCTTCTTGCAGTTGGAGGAATTGTCGGTGGAATGGCCGGTAAACATATATTTGATATTATAAAGGGTAGTTTTGAAAATGAGATGGTCCTTGGAGTCACCCAGTCGGGGATACTTCTTCTGCTGACTGTAATGGTTCTTTTTTACACACTATATAAAGAAATAATCACACCCCGTCATAAAGACAATATACTCTTTATCGTTTTTATAGGATTTCTGCTGGGAGGGCTTGCATCCTTCCTGGGGATAGGTGGAGGACCCATCAACCTTGCTGTTCTGGGCTTTTTCTTTTCCATGGACAGTAAAACCGCGGCGCTGAACTCAATCTTTGTCATATTCTTCTCTCAGGTCACCAGCCTGCTGTTTACAGCGATATCCGGTAACATTCCTCCCTTTGAACCGATCATCCTCACCCTGATGATCCTCGGAGGAATAATCGGAGGTCTGGCGGGCTCAAAGCTATCTATTAAGATGACTCATCGTGCGGTAGATAAGCTGTTTATGGGAGTCATGATAGTGATCATAGGAATCTGTATCTTCAATATTGTTAAATGGTTTTAA
- a CDS encoding lipopolysaccharide assembly protein LapB has protein sequence MKRSVQTVLLLLLITVLFSCGNRKEPSPFLTGNEETDLRIQELLDILDVQEDDTLRYGIMEQIISRYMKEEESEILKQFLNKHLYLHPEDSYNAYYLLLLGSIYEEENAMDIAVIYYNRLLKNYEDLIIRGRSIHYFSLEKLIGYYENDQLKKIAYYNELITRFSGEIDRGQVYYNLAVSYESEGLWNESIVNYEKFLDAEPTTIPGMPNVYNEINHYLNFHYSKKDWTREDLDGLVNSIKYAIRTRSGSRLNRYKAEDFFMMSWGQDRYDPFTEIPMELAYFLKSSVWYNRNLETDSNDNEAFLRTGGWSYRIKVWYLYFNRIKYPIDPEINNRWEWAGIYFGDKL, from the coding sequence ATGAAACGATCGGTTCAGACAGTTCTACTGTTACTTCTTATTACAGTTCTCTTCTCCTGCGGCAACCGGAAAGAGCCCTCCCCTTTTCTTACGGGCAACGAGGAAACGGACCTGAGGATTCAGGAGCTTCTGGATATTCTGGATGTGCAGGAGGATGATACACTCCGTTACGGAATTATGGAGCAGATAATTTCCCGCTATATGAAGGAAGAGGAATCAGAGATTCTGAAGCAGTTTCTTAACAAGCATCTGTATCTGCATCCCGAAGACAGCTATAACGCCTACTACCTTCTTCTTTTAGGATCTATCTATGAAGAAGAGAATGCCATGGATATTGCCGTCATCTACTACAACAGACTGTTGAAGAACTATGAGGATCTGATAATCAGGGGACGATCAATCCATTATTTCAGTCTGGAAAAACTGATAGGGTATTATGAGAATGATCAACTTAAGAAGATTGCCTATTACAACGAACTGATCACCCGCTTTTCCGGTGAGATTGACAGAGGTCAGGTTTATTACAATCTGGCAGTATCCTACGAGTCCGAGGGACTGTGGAACGAGTCGATTGTGAACTATGAGAAATTCCTCGACGCCGAGCCTACAACTATTCCGGGGATGCCGAATGTCTATAATGAAATCAATCACTACCTGAATTTTCACTATTCCAAGAAAGACTGGACCAGGGAAGATCTGGATGGTCTTGTGAATTCCATAAAATATGCTATCAGGACCCGCAGCGGAAGCCGATTAAACAGATATAAGGCAGAAGATTTCTTTATGATGAGCTGGGGACAGGACCGCTACGATCCTTTTACCGAAATTCCTATGGAATTGGCTTATTTTCTGAAATCATCAGTATGGTATAACAGAAATCTGGAAACAGACTCTAATGATAATGAGGCTTTTCTACGAACAGGGGGCTGGTCTTATAGAATAAAGGTCTGGTACCTCTACTTTAACAGAATAAAATATCCAATAGACCCGGAGATAAATAACAGATGGGAATGGGCTGGAATATATTTCGGAGACAAACTTTAA
- a CDS encoding thioredoxin family protein: MLQELNDLETIQKAMSSEGFHFFYFSRPACGVCGAIKEKVLLMLKDYPGISSYYINLDNVPEAAGQFSLFTIPAVLLYIDGNEIIREARYISMDDLEAKVARPYGMAGL, encoded by the coding sequence ATGTTACAGGAATTAAATGACTTAGAAACAATTCAGAAAGCAATGTCATCAGAGGGATTTCACTTCTTCTACTTCTCTCGTCCGGCCTGCGGTGTATGCGGAGCCATTAAGGAGAAGGTACTGTTGATGCTGAAAGATTATCCCGGGATCAGTTCTTATTATATAAACCTTGATAATGTACCTGAGGCAGCCGGACAGTTTTCTTTATTCACTATTCCGGCTGTACTGCTTTATATTGATGGAAATGAGATTATAAGAGAAGCACGGTATATATCAATGGATGATCTGGAAGCAAAAGTCGCCAGGCCCTATGGGATGGCCGGCCTTTAG
- a CDS encoding lytic transglycosylase domain-containing protein: MGMGWNIFRRQTLILLFFYLAGFPLFAGMSHLQTIRADHSTSPGAVTGSFTGAVKYRNTPERTEHYLAKVWSSTLPADSRIDYYLEHFSKGDGLAYLNRCLTRAEPFIPFIAERLEAQGMPPEILYLPVIESAFRVDALSRSGAAGMWQFMMNSIEPYDISVNAWQDDRRDFWKSTEAALHKLNYNYRKTGDWYLALAAYNCGLGKVTRTVASSGISDYWELSEKNLLPRETRNYIPKLAAVTILSNSKGSYGLPLHWGARTFWEKIPIEKSVDIRRIAQKAGIDKNLFLTAHNELNYAVTPPASSGYELKVPSAMRDQILKILEEESDLLEFKRYKIQSGDTLSELAEWYRIPISMVREYNPGVSSRYLRIGQILLVPLIHDDIPERKGVMISDMTESWTGRYTILEGDSLWGISRQYNLSPEELAAGNSLPLNAVIKPGMILSVPHSEGERFEN, translated from the coding sequence ATGGGAATGGGCTGGAATATATTTCGGAGACAAACTTTAATACTACTCTTTTTCTACCTTGCAGGATTTCCTCTTTTTGCAGGGATGAGTCATCTGCAGACCATAAGAGCCGATCACAGTACATCCCCCGGGGCCGTTACAGGCTCTTTTACGGGTGCCGTTAAATATAGAAATACTCCTGAAAGAACAGAACATTACCTGGCAAAGGTATGGAGCAGCACTCTCCCTGCGGACAGCAGAATTGATTACTACCTGGAACATTTTTCCAAGGGCGATGGTCTTGCCTACCTCAATCGCTGCCTCACAAGGGCCGAACCCTTTATCCCTTTTATTGCCGAACGGCTGGAAGCACAGGGTATGCCTCCTGAGATTCTCTATCTGCCGGTAATAGAATCCGCCTTCAGGGTGGATGCACTGTCCCGCTCCGGTGCTGCGGGGATGTGGCAGTTTATGATGAACAGCATTGAACCCTACGATATCTCTGTGAATGCCTGGCAGGATGACAGAAGGGATTTCTGGAAATCAACAGAAGCGGCTCTCCACAAACTGAATTACAACTATAGAAAAACTGGCGACTGGTACCTGGCTCTGGCTGCCTATAACTGCGGTCTTGGAAAGGTGACTAGAACTGTAGCTTCCTCAGGGATCTCGGATTACTGGGAACTATCAGAGAAGAACCTGCTGCCCCGGGAGACAAGAAACTATATTCCCAAGCTGGCGGCAGTGACTATATTGAGTAACAGCAAGGGCAGCTATGGCCTTCCTCTGCATTGGGGAGCCAGAACCTTCTGGGAAAAAATCCCCATTGAGAAGAGTGTGGATATCAGACGGATTGCACAGAAAGCCGGTATAGATAAGAATCTCTTTCTCACAGCCCACAACGAGCTGAATTATGCTGTAACTCCTCCCGCATCCAGTGGATATGAATTAAAGGTTCCTTCTGCTATGAGAGATCAGATTCTGAAGATTCTCGAAGAAGAGAGTGATCTTCTGGAGTTCAAGCGTTACAAGATCCAGTCAGGTGATACCCTCTCGGAACTGGCAGAGTGGTATAGAATACCCATATCCATGGTCAGAGAATACAACCCGGGTGTGAGCAGCCGCTATCTCAGGATAGGTCAGATTCTCCTTGTCCCCCTGATTCATGATGATATTCCCGAACGAAAGGGTGTGATGATTTCTGACATGACAGAGTCATGGACTGGACGTTATACTATCCTTGAAGGAGACTCCCTATGGGGAATCTCAAGACAATACAACCTCAGCCCCGAGGAACTTGCAGCGGGTAACAGTTTACCCCTGAATGCTGTGATTAAACCGGGAATGATCTTAAGTGTTCCCCACTCTGAAGGAGAAAGATTTGAAAATTAA
- a CDS encoding MetS family NSS transporter small subunit has protein sequence MSIDAIIMMVLGLSITWGGAGICLYIAMKKK, from the coding sequence ATGTCCATAGATGCAATTATTATGATGGTTCTGGGTCTGAGTATTACCTGGGGCGGTGCCGGTATATGTCTGTATATAGCTATGAAGAAAAAGTAA
- a CDS encoding alanyl-tRNA editing protein — translation MKKLSYYTNPEYNEIKTSLLSARQSEEGWLLELQDTIFYPEGGGQPSDKGSINGIPVLHVRKSEGKILHLCAQKPEGEVLELLLDRPYREHYCIQHTAQHLISSVLMKICGAATVSVHLGQEESTIEIDTDDLSDNELLKVENEVNKEIRSCRPVGALWVDSKKELEQYELRRGTEKTENIRLIQIEDLDVTPCGGLHTENTARLGLVKYAGQDKIRGRLRLKWKIGEPAYEDYRKRFAQLETMSSLLSVQPYDVADRLKELLDEKKEESRQNKVLMEKQAAYISHKLSMSLTHFPPLIIRKIEDCPSPLFKGIVKNLSAEHELSFLICAEDGDRLNWALHLPDHEQLGFDEFKTKCLSLIDGKGGGRGPLWQGSGSDPSASDAFLEGFRELVAL, via the coding sequence ATGAAAAAGCTCAGTTATTACACTAACCCGGAATACAATGAAATCAAAACCTCCCTGCTCTCTGCCCGTCAGAGCGAAGAGGGTTGGCTCCTGGAACTTCAGGACACAATATTTTATCCCGAGGGCGGCGGTCAGCCCTCTGATAAGGGCAGCATCAACGGTATCCCTGTTCTGCATGTCAGAAAATCAGAGGGGAAGATACTCCATCTATGCGCCCAAAAGCCTGAGGGAGAAGTTCTGGAACTACTCCTTGATCGTCCCTATAGAGAACATTACTGCATTCAGCATACGGCACAGCATCTGATATCTTCAGTTCTGATGAAAATCTGCGGAGCGGCAACTGTTTCTGTACATCTGGGACAGGAAGAGAGCACCATAGAAATAGACACTGACGACCTCAGTGACAATGAGCTTCTGAAGGTGGAAAATGAGGTCAATAAAGAGATACGTTCCTGCCGTCCGGTGGGGGCACTCTGGGTAGACAGCAAAAAAGAACTTGAACAGTATGAACTGCGCCGGGGAACAGAGAAGACAGAGAATATCCGTCTTATACAGATTGAAGATCTGGATGTTACTCCCTGCGGAGGTCTTCATACTGAGAATACAGCCCGTCTGGGGCTGGTCAAATATGCAGGACAGGATAAGATACGGGGAAGACTGAGACTGAAATGGAAGATAGGCGAACCGGCGTACGAAGACTACCGGAAAAGATTTGCCCAGCTTGAAACAATGTCGTCTCTTTTATCGGTACAACCTTATGACGTGGCTGACCGCCTGAAAGAGCTTCTGGATGAGAAAAAAGAAGAGAGCAGGCAGAATAAGGTGCTTATGGAAAAACAGGCAGCCTATATCAGCCACAAGCTATCCATGTCTCTGACTCATTTCCCACCCCTCATTATAAGGAAAATTGAAGACTGCCCGTCACCCCTGTTCAAAGGAATAGTTAAAAATCTCTCGGCAGAACACGAATTATCTTTCCTTATCTGCGCAGAAGACGGGGATAGACTGAACTGGGCACTCCACCTGCCTGATCATGAGCAGCTCGGCTTTGATGAGTTTAAAACAAAATGCCTCAGCCTTATTGACGGTAAAGGCGGTGGACGCGGACCACTCTGGCAGGGTTCCGGCAGTGATCCCTCGGCATCAGATGCATTTCTTGAGGGTTTCAGGGAACTTGTCGCCTTATAA